The Nisaea sp. genome includes a region encoding these proteins:
- a CDS encoding iron ABC transporter permease, producing the protein MVAEPVAPGRTGVRTFTNPLFLASGLLAIVLLFPIAAVFVAAAGDSEGLWSHLAATVLPYYVGNTLVLMAGVSVVSLCFGVSSAWIVTRYEFPGSRLFEWMLLLPAAVPGYLIAYTYTDFLEYAGPVQMALRALFGWTSARDYWFPEIRSMHGAALVMGAVLYPYIYMMARSAFLTTPASLLDAGRLANRNLFWGIALPLARPAIVAGLALVLMETISDFGTVEFFAIQTLTLGIFNVWLGMNNLAAASQIACVAFVLILALLTLETMARTRRRFADTSRRANTMTALPARKWKAVVCILVCSTPITIGFLIPVGVLLSFVLKGHSIDMTGVAAEAVVNSLSLSAMVAALVVASATFMGLIAVYGGGTLLRKLTALASIGYAFPGTILAVGVVTAAGLLDRGMASLTGYLFGHAQGGWVTSGIGLVVVACVVRFQAVGYGAVASGLQRVPSNLIEAGRTLGRTLTGGLVEIVAPLIRTSVAAGGVLVFVDVMKELPMTLLLRPFNYETLATFVYQYAKDELLEEAALPALLIIAAGILPVIVLSRAISASRPGHRRPA; encoded by the coding sequence ATGGTAGCAGAACCAGTTGCGCCCGGACGCACAGGCGTCCGGACCTTCACCAACCCACTGTTTCTGGCCAGCGGGCTGCTGGCGATTGTGCTGCTTTTCCCCATAGCCGCCGTTTTCGTTGCCGCCGCCGGAGACAGCGAGGGTTTGTGGTCGCATCTGGCCGCGACCGTGTTGCCCTATTATGTCGGCAACACTCTGGTTCTGATGGCCGGCGTCTCGGTCGTGAGTCTCTGTTTTGGGGTCAGTTCGGCCTGGATCGTCACCCGCTACGAATTCCCCGGCTCCCGGTTGTTCGAATGGATGCTGCTTCTGCCTGCGGCCGTGCCCGGTTACCTGATCGCCTACACCTATACGGACTTCCTGGAATATGCCGGACCAGTGCAGATGGCGCTGCGCGCGCTTTTCGGCTGGACCAGCGCACGCGATTACTGGTTTCCGGAAATCCGCTCGATGCACGGTGCAGCGCTGGTGATGGGCGCGGTTCTTTATCCCTACATCTACATGATGGCGCGTTCCGCCTTTTTGACGACACCAGCGTCGTTGCTCGACGCGGGGCGTCTGGCCAACCGCAACCTGTTCTGGGGCATCGCACTCCCCCTGGCGCGCCCGGCAATCGTCGCGGGGCTGGCGCTGGTGCTGATGGAGACGATTTCCGACTTCGGCACCGTCGAGTTCTTCGCCATCCAGACCCTCACCCTCGGCATCTTCAATGTCTGGCTGGGTATGAACAATCTGGCGGCAGCGTCACAGATCGCCTGCGTGGCCTTCGTTCTGATCCTTGCATTGCTCACGCTTGAAACCATGGCCCGCACGCGGCGGCGGTTCGCCGACACGTCGCGCAGGGCCAATACAATGACGGCCCTTCCGGCGCGCAAATGGAAAGCCGTTGTTTGCATTCTCGTCTGCTCAACGCCCATTACGATCGGATTTCTGATCCCTGTCGGCGTTCTGTTGAGCTTCGTCCTGAAAGGGCACTCGATCGACATGACAGGCGTCGCCGCCGAAGCCGTGGTGAACTCGCTCAGTCTCTCGGCCATGGTTGCGGCTCTGGTCGTTGCGTCGGCGACTTTCATGGGCCTGATCGCCGTCTACGGCGGCGGCACTCTCCTCCGCAAACTGACGGCTCTGGCGTCAATCGGTTATGCCTTTCCGGGGACAATCCTTGCGGTTGGCGTCGTAACCGCGGCGGGGCTGCTGGATCGGGGGATGGCCTCGCTTACCGGATACCTGTTCGGACACGCGCAAGGCGGATGGGTGACAAGCGGTATCGGATTGGTCGTGGTCGCCTGCGTTGTCCGCTTTCAGGCTGTCGGCTATGGAGCGGTAGCGTCCGGCCTGCAGCGGGTACCGTCAAATCTCATTGAGGCTGGCCGGACCCTGGGGCGCACATTGACCGGAGGCCTGGTCGAAATCGTTGCTCCGTTGATCCGGACTTCGGTGGCGGCGGGTGGCGTCCTCGTCTTCGTCGACGTGATGAAGGAACTGCCGATGACGCTTCTGTTGCGGCCGTTCAATTACGAGACGCTGGCAACCTTTGTCTATCAATACGCCAAGGATGAACTTTTGGAGGAAGCCGCCCTTCCGGCTCTTCTGATCATTGCGGCGGGCATCCTGCCGGTGATAGTTCTGAGCCGCGCGATATCCGCTTCCCGACCCGGACATCGCCGCCCCGCCTGA